The stretch of DNA GTGTACGTCGCAACCCGGAGGGCGAACGAATCGAACGACCGGTTCATGTGGAGGACGGTGAAGTTCCCGACCCGCTCTTGGTCTCGTTCCGTGTATTCGAGGCCGATTGCAAAGTACTGAAACTCCTCGCGTATCTGGACGAGCTTCCCATCTCTGCTGACGAACACTTCGTGGATGGGCGTTTTATCGAACGAGTGGATGTAGTGGATTGCGAACTCTTGGCCGGGATCTAGTTGCTCTACGCCGACCGTTTCCCCAGTCTGGGCGTCTTGAATGTGAAGAACAGTCACACCCGTTGTTGCGCCAGCACCCACGAGTAAACAACACGCGACGAGGATGGCGGCTAGACGGGTGCGCATGGTGTCGTGATTAGAGTCCGGCTTCGTCGAAGTATTTCTTGGAACCGGGATGGAGTTCGATTGGTGCGGCGCGGGCCGTCCCTTCGAACTGGTTGGCCGCTGGGTGGACTTCAGCGAGCTTGTCGAGGTGCTCGAAGATGGTCTTCGTCAGGTTGTAGGCGAGGTCTTCGCTCATGTCGCTCTGGACGATCATCGTGTTGGTGACACCGGGGACGTTCACGTCTTCGTCGACGCCGTCGTAGGTGCCTGCTGGGATGGTACCTTTTGCGTAGTAGTCGTACTCGGAGGTGATCTGGTCTAAGTCTTCGTCGGGGAACTGCACGAACGCGATGTCGCGCTGGCTTGCGAGGTTCTGAATCGACGATGCCGGGTAGGCAACCGACCAGAAACCGGCGTCGACCTGTCCGTCCTGAATCGCCGTTGCGGTCTCAGAGAAGGAGAGACGCTGGGCGTCGATGTCGTCGTAGGTGAGGTCGTACCAGTTGAGCAGTTCCTTTGCGATGACTTCCGTCCCGGAGCCGGGCGCACCGACTGAGATGGTCTTGCCTTCCATGTCCGGGATGGTCTCGATGCCCGAATCCTTCGTCGTGATGACCTGCGTGCTGTTCTGGTAGGCACCGAACGCAGCCTTGAGGTCGAGTGCTTCGTCGAAGTCGCCTTCTCCGTTTACGGCGAGGAGGACGGCGTTCCCGAGTGCGAGCGCCATCGTCATCTCGCCGCCTGCAACGAGACGGCAGTTCTCGACAGAGGCCCCCGTGGACTCTGCGGTTGCTTCGACGTTCTCCATGTTGTTGTTGAGGATGTCTGCCATCCCACCGCCGAGTGGGAAGTAGACACCGCCTGTACCACCGGTGCCGATGGTGACGAACTGCGGGCTTCCGTCTTCACCGTCGCCACCAGAGCCACCAGAGCCACCAGGGCCGCCGGAACAACCGGCGATTGCGGCCGCTGCGGCCACTCCTGCACTTGATTTTAAAAAGCTACGGCGGTCGATACCGTTTTCTGAATTGCCACGAACCATACCCGAAAACCCTGATAGATAGTAATAAAAGTGACGAATAGACTATTTCTTCATCATTATTGCTATTAGTTAGAAAACCGGTAAGAGACGGTCGATTGAGTTCGAATTTTTCCAATATTGGTCAGGTTCATATTAACAATATTAACTGTGCGAATAGCGGTACTTTATATTCTATCACGGTGTTCCTGCTCAACCCGTGTAGCCGAGCCGTCGAAATTCCACAAACAACAAATACAATAGGGTGAAATGGGCGTCCCCAGTCGGGAGGTTACTTCACGTCACTTTCGAGGACGCCAACCGGCTTCACGACGGCTTTGACCGCGTCTCCCGGCTTGATGACACCAGCTCCGGGCGTCCCGGTGCTAATCACGTCGCCCGGCTCAAACGTCATGACCTGTGAGTGAAACGCCACGAGCTCCGGCGGCTTGAACAGCATTCCTTCGAGGGTGTTCTCTGCGACAATTTCGTCGTTTACGACCGTTTGCACGGACACATCATCGAGGAAGGCAGCAGGCGAGTCGGGGATGGCAATCCACGGCCCGGCAACGAGGAACGTGTCAAAACTTTTGGCGCGTGTGAGAAATCGTGGATTCTTCTCAAGGATGTCTTCGGAGGTCATGTCGATGATGGGGACGAAGCCAGCGACTACGTCGTCGAACTCGTCTTCTTCGACGTGCGAGAACGTCTGCCCCATCACGACACCGAGTTCTGCCTCTGCAGTCACGCGATTCGTAACCTCCTCGTCGGGGAGTCGAATCGGGCCGCCCGGCCCGGTGGCCGTGCTCGGCGGTTTGACGAAGCTCGCCGGTTCCTCTGGGCGAACCTCGTCTAAGTCTGCGGCGTGGTCTGCGTAGTTAAGGCCGATTCCCCAGAGCTTCTTGACCGGCGAAAGCGGTAGGCCGAACGAAATCTCGTCTGCGGGAATGCGCTGTGCGCGTGCGTCACCCGGCGCAGGAAGGCCGTCGGGAGCCTGTTTGAGCGCGTCTTGGATGGTCTCTAACGACGGGCCGGCCGCCGCAAGTGGCACGAATCCCTCGTCGTCTCCGAGCAGTGGCGTGCCGTCTGCACTGCGTGCGAGATACCGCATCTATTCCTCCCGGTCGGTCCAGAAGTCGAAGCTCCGCCCCGGTGCGAACACGTCGAGGCCGATTGCGAGTTCGTCGCCCGTGTTCTCGACGCGGTGGGACTCCCACGCGTCCAGCCAGACGGAGTCGTACTGCCCGAGCGTGACGTCGTCGTCTTCGGTGTAGATGGTGAGTTCGCCCTTGAGCACGAGACAGACCTGCTCGTTTTCGTGGTCGTGCATCGGCGAGGAGTGACCCGGTGGCTTCTCGAACCACTCGAACGTGAACTTGTCACTGCCAGCGAGCGAAACCCGCCGCCACCCCTCGTCCGGTTCGTACGTTTCTGCCGCGTCAAAATCGACTTCCTTCATGCCCGCTTGCTAATTGGGGCGGTGCTATTAGTCTAGCGATACCCTGTCACATACTGCAAAAAAGACGAGCGGAGAAGCCAGTTACAGGTTGGAGTTGCCGAGGCCGCCGTCGATTGGCAGTGCCGTGCCGTTGATGTAGCCCGAAAGCGGCGATGAGAGGTAGGCAACGGTGTCACCGAGCTCCATTGGCTTGCCAATCCGGGTGAGCGGGTTGGACTCTCCGCGGGCCGCGAGGCCGTCTTCGTAGGAGGCGTAGTCGCCGCGCTCGACGCCCTGTTCGATGAGGTCGCGGATACGTCGGGTCTCGTGGGGGCCGGGGAGGACCGCGTTCACGCGCACGTCAGGTGCGAGTTCCGTAGAGAGCGTCTTTTCTAAGCCGATGACGCTCATGCGCACCGAGTTAGAGAGCACGAGCGACGGGATGGCTTCTTTGACGCTGCGGGAGGTGATGTTGACGACGGTGCCGCCGTCGCCCGCGGCGAGGTGGTCTGCCGATTCGCGGACGAGGCGAACGACACTCATGACGAGCAGGTCGAAGGCGTCGTACCAGTCTTCGTCGGTCGTTTCGAGGAACGGCCCGGACGGTGGGCCGCCCGCGGAGGTGACGAGGTGGTCGAGACCACCGAACTCGTCGACCGTCGTCTGGACGAGGTTTTCGATGTCGTCGGCTTCGGTGAGGTCTGCCCTGACGCCGATGACCTCGCCGGTTGCGACCTCACAGACTTCTTCGATGGCGGCGTCGAGTGAGTCCTGTGAGCGACCGTTTACGACGACGTTCGCGCCTTCGCGGGCGAGCGCCTTCGCGGATGCTTTGCCAAGACCACTGCTCGATGCGGTCACGAGCGCGGTGTTGCCCGAAAGTTGCAGGTCCATGTGTGACAGCAATTGAGCCCCATACTTAGGGTTACTGTTGGCGGTATTCGTCGAACGAACACGTCGCCGGCACGGCCGCCGTGCGCGTGCGCGATTGGGACTAAAAATCGCTCCGCAGAGACGGTGGAATTTGCCGAGAAAAACCCCATCGAAATAGTTTAACCCGGTTTTTCCAAATGCCCTAGTAGACTATGTTAGATTTCGTCTCACTAGAATCTGACCTTTCAGCCGAAGAGCGGATGGTCATGGAGACCGCCCGCGAATTCGTCGAACAAGAGGTCAAACCAGACATCGCAGAGCACTACATAGAGGGGACGTTCCCGACGGAACTCATCTCACAACTCGGAGAACTCGGCTTTTTCGCACCAAATCTTGAGGGGTACGGGCTGCCGGGCATCAGCGAAACCGCCTACGGCTTGTTGATGCAGGAACTCGAAGCGGGCGACTCCGGCCTTCGGTCGATGGCCAGTGTGCAGGGGGCGCTCGTCATGTATCCCATCCACGCCTACGGCAGCGAGGAACAGAAAGAGCAGTGGCTCCCCGACATGGGTCGCGGTGAAGCGATTGGGTGTTTCGGCTTGACCGAGCCAAACCACGGGTCGAATCCGACGGCGATGGAGACGTACGCCGAAAAAGACGGCGACGAATACGTCTTGAACGGCGCAAAGACGTGGATTACGAATTCGCCCATCGCAGACGTGGCAATTGTCTGGGCACGCGACCGGTCTGCTGAAGACACACCTGTCCGCGGCTTCCTCGTCGAGACTGACCGCGACGGCGTGACGACGAACAAAATCGACGAAAAGCTCTCGCTTCGTGCGTCGATCACGGGCGAAATCGGACTGAGCGACGTGCGCATCCCCGAAGACAACGTCCTGCCGGGCGTCTCCGGCATGAAGGGACCGCTTTCGTGTCTCACCCAGGCGCGCTACGGCATCGCCTGGGGCGCAATCGGTGCGGCCCGCGACTCGTTCGAGACGGCGCGTCAGTACGCTATCGACCGCGACCAGTTCGGGGGGCCAATCGCGCGCTTCCAACTCCAACAGCAGAAACTCGCGGAGATGGCCACCCAAATTACGACTTCTCAACTCCTTGCGTTCCGGCTTGCTGAACTCAAAGAGCGCGGTGACATGCGTCCCCAGCACGTCTCAATGGCAAAGCGCAACAACGTTCGGATGGCGCGCGATCAGTCGCGCATCGCTCGTGAAATCCTCGGTGGCAACGGCATCACGGCCGATTACTCGCCGATGCGCCACATGGCGAACATGGAGACCGTTTACACCTACGAAGGAACCCACGACATCCACACCCTCATCCTCGGCCATGACTTAACGGGTATCCCCGCCTACGAGTGAGCACACATGGTTGGTGAAGCAAAGAATCCAGAGACGAACACCGGGCCGTTAGACGGCGTTACCGTCTTAGACGCCTCGCGCGTGCTCGTCGGACCGTTCTGTACGATGCAGTTGGGCGACCTCGGCGCAGATGTCATCAAAATCGAGCGTCCAGACGGCGGCGACCAGACGCGCGGTTGGCACCCGCCGACGTACGGCGACTCAGAAGAGAGTGCCTACTACCTGAGCGTCAACCGCAACAAGCGCTCGATGACGCTAAATCTCGCGAGCGAAGACGGCCGCGAATTGTTCCGCGACCTCGCAAGCGAGGCGGACATCGTGGTCTCGAACTTCCGCGTCGGCAAGATGGAGGACTGGGGCCTCGACTATAAAACACTCCGTGAAGAGAATCCGGGGCTCGTCTACTGTGCGCTCTCGGGGTACGGCGAGTGGGGTCCCGACAAGGACCGCCCTGCCTACGACCTCATCATGCAGGCAGAAGGCGGCCTCATGAGCATCACTGGTGAGGAAGACGGCGCACCCGTCCGGGTCGGCGTCGCCATCGCGGACATTGGGGCGGGCATGTACGCCACCCAAGCCATCCTCGCCGCGCTCTTAGAACGCGAACTCGGTGACGGAACGGGCCAGAAAATCGATGTCTCGCTGCTCGACGGCCAAGTTGCGTGGATGAGCTACATGGCCTCTAATTACTTCGCCACCGGGACTCCGCCGGGACGCATGGGGAGCAAGCATCCGACGATTGCACCGTACCAAGCGTTCCCGACGAAAGACGGCTACGTCGTCATCGCGGTTCCCTCTCCGAATCTGTGGCCGAAGTTTTGTGCGGCCATCGACCGCGAGGACCTCGTAGACGACGACCGCTTTTCGGACAACGCTTCGCGCGTCGAAAATCGCGATGTGCTTGACGCCCTGCTCGACGAGGAGTTCGCGCAGTTCACGACCCAAGAAATCCTTGACACGATGGACGACTTTGGCGTCCCTGCGAGCGATGTAAAGGACATGGAAGACGTCTTCGAGAACCCGCAGGTCGAAGCCCGCGGGATGCACCAATCAGTCTCCCACCCAACCGCAGGCGACGTCGAGATGGCTGGCAGTCCGATGCACCTCTCGAAAACGCCCACGAGCATTCGCCAGCACCCGCCGTTGCTCGGCGAGCAGACCGCAGAAATCTTAGAAGAGTACGGCTATACCGACGCGGACATAGAACGGCTCGAAACCGACGGCATCATCTAACGTCGGCTCAGCCCACTTTCTTCGCGCGCGCAAAGTAACATATTATGATAGAAACCGCAGTGTTTGATATTATGATAGAAATCGCAGTGTTTGGTATTACTGCCCAGTAACACTGCCTACTAGCACTGCCAAAGGTTTCCGACTGGCTGCGTCCGATTTACACGTTCATTCAAGCGTTACCGTGAACCCCCACGCATCGGATTTTTGCTCGGCTGTTTCCATCGACTCGGTTGGCACGACGTTGTAGGTGGTGGTGAAGTGGAAGTTGCCGACGGGGAGACAGCCGTCACCCTCGGGCGCTCCGTAGAGGTCAATCTTCTCAGAGATGGATGTACCGGGGTCTACGGTGCGCATTCGGTACTCCTCGGTGACGGCAATCGGCTCGTTGAGTCGCCAGCAACCGGGTTC from Haladaptatus sp. ZSTT2 encodes:
- a CDS encoding DUF1850 domain-containing protein; translated protein: MTVLHIQDAQTGETVGVEQLDPGQEFAIHYIHSFDKTPIHEVFVSRDGKLVQIREEFQYFAIGLEYTERDQERVGNFTVLHMNRSFDSFALRVATYTNQSLVVGDEETPLTAYADRWDTLKFSTERVSYLEYAYLKAKAKL
- a CDS encoding TAXI family TRAP transporter solute-binding subunit, with protein sequence MVRGNSENGIDRRSFLKSSAGVAAAAAIAGCSGGPGGSGGSGGDGEDGSPQFVTIGTGGTGGVYFPLGGGMADILNNNMENVEATAESTGASVENCRLVAGGEMTMALALGNAVLLAVNGEGDFDEALDLKAAFGAYQNSTQVITTKDSGIETIPDMEGKTISVGAPGSGTEVIAKELLNWYDLTYDDIDAQRLSFSETATAIQDGQVDAGFWSVAYPASSIQNLASQRDIAFVQFPDEDLDQITSEYDYYAKGTIPAGTYDGVDEDVNVPGVTNTMIVQSDMSEDLAYNLTKTIFEHLDKLAEVHPAANQFEGTARAAPIELHPGSKKYFDEAGL
- a CDS encoding fumarylacetoacetate hydrolase family protein encodes the protein MRYLARSADGTPLLGDDEGFVPLAAAGPSLETIQDALKQAPDGLPAPGDARAQRIPADEISFGLPLSPVKKLWGIGLNYADHAADLDEVRPEEPASFVKPPSTATGPGGPIRLPDEEVTNRVTAEAELGVVMGQTFSHVEEDEFDDVVAGFVPIIDMTSEDILEKNPRFLTRAKSFDTFLVAGPWIAIPDSPAAFLDDVSVQTVVNDEIVAENTLEGMLFKPPELVAFHSQVMTFEPGDVISTGTPGAGVIKPGDAVKAVVKPVGVLESDVK
- a CDS encoding cupin domain-containing protein produces the protein MKEVDFDAAETYEPDEGWRRVSLAGSDKFTFEWFEKPPGHSSPMHDHENEQVCLVLKGELTIYTEDDDVTLGQYDSVWLDAWESHRVENTGDELAIGLDVFAPGRSFDFWTDREE
- a CDS encoding SDR family oxidoreductase; amino-acid sequence: MDLQLSGNTALVTASSSGLGKASAKALAREGANVVVNGRSQDSLDAAIEEVCEVATGEVIGVRADLTEADDIENLVQTTVDEFGGLDHLVTSAGGPPSGPFLETTDEDWYDAFDLLVMSVVRLVRESADHLAAGDGGTVVNITSRSVKEAIPSLVLSNSVRMSVIGLEKTLSTELAPDVRVNAVLPGPHETRRIRDLIEQGVERGDYASYEDGLAARGESNPLTRIGKPMELGDTVAYLSSPLSGYINGTALPIDGGLGNSNL
- a CDS encoding acyl-CoA dehydrogenase family protein, which gives rise to MLDFVSLESDLSAEERMVMETAREFVEQEVKPDIAEHYIEGTFPTELISQLGELGFFAPNLEGYGLPGISETAYGLLMQELEAGDSGLRSMASVQGALVMYPIHAYGSEEQKEQWLPDMGRGEAIGCFGLTEPNHGSNPTAMETYAEKDGDEYVLNGAKTWITNSPIADVAIVWARDRSAEDTPVRGFLVETDRDGVTTNKIDEKLSLRASITGEIGLSDVRIPEDNVLPGVSGMKGPLSCLTQARYGIAWGAIGAARDSFETARQYAIDRDQFGGPIARFQLQQQKLAEMATQITTSQLLAFRLAELKERGDMRPQHVSMAKRNNVRMARDQSRIAREILGGNGITADYSPMRHMANMETVYTYEGTHDIHTLILGHDLTGIPAYE
- a CDS encoding CaiB/BaiF CoA transferase family protein, whose product is MVGEAKNPETNTGPLDGVTVLDASRVLVGPFCTMQLGDLGADVIKIERPDGGDQTRGWHPPTYGDSEESAYYLSVNRNKRSMTLNLASEDGRELFRDLASEADIVVSNFRVGKMEDWGLDYKTLREENPGLVYCALSGYGEWGPDKDRPAYDLIMQAEGGLMSITGEEDGAPVRVGVAIADIGAGMYATQAILAALLERELGDGTGQKIDVSLLDGQVAWMSYMASNYFATGTPPGRMGSKHPTIAPYQAFPTKDGYVVIAVPSPNLWPKFCAAIDREDLVDDDRFSDNASRVENRDVLDALLDEEFAQFTTQEILDTMDDFGVPASDVKDMEDVFENPQVEARGMHQSVSHPTAGDVEMAGSPMHLSKTPTSIRQHPPLLGEQTAEILEEYGYTDADIERLETDGII